From a single Novipirellula caenicola genomic region:
- a CDS encoding AMP-binding protein, protein MGHMLQGNPGYPEPEDRVRSIKARSDASVLRIAEESLSHINESDASLEIPCGIEHYRGVPAFGLLRHAADVIPDRTAVVYGNMTWTYQALNHDAVRAAALLQHLGIKKGDRVGVLLPNVPEFIIAVNGIWRAGGIAVALSPLMVEEEVAEIVRRTKCKVVITLDMLAQMLVGCESELTKTLYVSIREHLPSLKQLGYLWARHQRTGQWSLPSNESHAWFWQELKELRREWKPVEINTSSDPAYILPTGGTTGTPKSVTLSHQNMVANAWQQFEWTHRSFATETMIAVLPFFHSYGVSAIVLGGAAMGATLVLHHRFNARQVIHLIETNRPTVLHAVPAMLVALNDRLREYPADLSSIRWVISGGAPLDANVGETFREHSGALVVEGFGLSEASPVTHVGDLFAEPKYGTIGLPLPETECRIVDPNGGIEDLRDEQVGELIVRGPQVMLGYWDDPAATATTIRNGWLYTGDLAVRHPDGLYSIVGRKKDLIITSGFNVYPSEVEAVLRDAPGVRDAAVVGFADPQRGEVVKAFVRMHDKAVWDEAILREHCRRHLSKHKQPRIYEQCIEDLPRNFLGKVVRRKLRE, encoded by the coding sequence ATGGGCCACATGCTGCAAGGGAATCCAGGGTATCCCGAGCCTGAGGATCGGGTTCGCTCGATCAAGGCACGCTCAGATGCAAGTGTCCTTCGCATTGCCGAAGAATCTTTGTCCCACATCAATGAATCCGACGCGTCTTTGGAAATCCCCTGTGGGATAGAGCACTACCGCGGTGTCCCCGCATTTGGGTTGCTGCGGCATGCAGCGGATGTGATTCCCGATCGCACAGCGGTGGTCTATGGCAACATGACTTGGACTTACCAAGCGCTCAATCACGACGCGGTGCGGGCGGCGGCTCTGTTGCAGCACCTTGGAATCAAAAAAGGGGATCGCGTCGGCGTCCTGTTACCCAACGTGCCGGAGTTCATCATCGCGGTCAATGGCATTTGGCGTGCCGGCGGAATCGCGGTCGCGCTCAGCCCGTTGATGGTCGAAGAGGAGGTGGCCGAAATTGTTCGCCGCACCAAGTGCAAGGTGGTCATTACCTTGGACATGTTGGCGCAAATGTTAGTCGGTTGCGAATCCGAATTGACGAAGACCTTGTACGTTTCGATTCGCGAGCATCTACCATCGCTGAAACAACTCGGGTATCTGTGGGCACGTCATCAACGCACCGGTCAATGGTCGCTGCCTAGCAACGAATCGCATGCTTGGTTTTGGCAGGAGTTGAAGGAGTTGCGTCGAGAATGGAAGCCGGTGGAAATCAACACGTCATCGGATCCCGCTTACATCCTGCCAACCGGAGGTACCACAGGAACTCCCAAATCGGTCACGCTTAGTCACCAGAACATGGTTGCCAATGCGTGGCAGCAATTTGAATGGACCCATCGCTCGTTTGCGACCGAGACGATGATCGCGGTGTTGCCGTTTTTCCACAGCTATGGCGTTTCGGCGATCGTTCTCGGAGGGGCGGCGATGGGCGCAACGTTGGTGCTGCACCATCGCTTCAATGCGCGTCAAGTGATTCATTTGATCGAGACAAATCGGCCGACGGTGTTGCACGCGGTGCCTGCGATGTTGGTAGCGCTGAACGATCGCTTGCGCGAGTATCCTGCGGATTTGAGCTCGATTCGCTGGGTGATCTCCGGTGGCGCGCCCCTTGATGCGAATGTCGGCGAGACGTTTCGCGAACACAGCGGCGCCCTCGTCGTCGAAGGTTTCGGGTTGTCCGAGGCTTCGCCGGTAACGCATGTCGGCGATCTGTTTGCTGAACCCAAATATGGCACGATCGGATTGCCATTGCCCGAAACCGAGTGTCGTATCGTCGACCCCAATGGCGGAATCGAAGACTTGCGGGATGAACAGGTCGGAGAGCTGATCGTTCGCGGCCCGCAAGTCATGCTCGGTTATTGGGATGACCCCGCAGCGACGGCGACTACGATTCGCAACGGATGGCTCTACACCGGCGACTTGGCGGTCCGTCATCCCGATGGCTTGTACAGCATCGTGGGACGCAAAAAGGATTTGATCATCACGTCGGGATTCAACGTCTACCCGTCCGAAGTCGAGGCGGTGTTGCGCGACGCTCCTGGCGTTCGTGACGCGGCGGTCGTCGGGTTCGCCGATCCGCAGCGGGGTGAGGTGGTCAAGGCATTCGTGCGGATGCACGACAAAGCGGTTTGGGACGAAGCGATACTGCGAGAACATTGTCGCCGTCATCTATCGAAACACAAACAACCTCGCATCTACGAGCAATGCATCGAGGATTTGCCGAGAAACTTTTTGGGCAAGGTGGTGCGTCGCAAACTGCGAGAGTGA